The Acidianus manzaensis genome has a window encoding:
- a CDS encoding 30S ribosomal protein S19, with product MAVEIPVEWQKFTYRGKSLNELINMPMDEFIKLLPSRQRRSLTRGFTNQQRRLLEKIRKMKKDGDTDKTIKTHVRDLVILPEMVGLKFGVYNGKEFVEFQVLPEMIGHYLGDFAITIKKVEHGEPGLKATRSSLFLAMKG from the coding sequence ATGGCAGTTGAGATTCCAGTTGAATGGCAGAAGTTCACATATAGAGGTAAATCATTAAATGAATTAATTAATATGCCAATGGATGAATTTATTAAGCTTCTCCCTTCTAGGCAAAGGAGATCATTAACTAGAGGATTTACTAATCAACAGAGGAGATTATTGGAGAAAATTAGAAAAATGAAGAAAGATGGAGATACTGATAAGACAATAAAGACGCATGTGCGTGATTTGGTAATTTTACCTGAAATGGTAGGATTAAAATTTGGAGTTTATAATGGGAAAGAATTTGTAGAGTTTCAAGTTTTACCTGAAATGATAGGTCATTATCTTGGAGATTTTGCAATAACAATAAAGAAAGTAGAACATGGAGAGCCTGGTCTGAAGGCAACTAGATCAAGCCTATTCTTAGCAATGAAAGGATGA
- a CDS encoding 50S ribosomal protein L22 produces MADWVYPQLKIDETKIGKAVVREAPVSIRDLYNVCKAIRGMKVKDARAFLERVQNKEEALPFWRYSHGSAHRDNISSKWKIKNGRYPVKAIKYVLKALDNAESNAVAKGLDTDSIKILHIAAHKGITLKRYMPRAFGRATAKNRRTSNIEVIVGEE; encoded by the coding sequence ATGGCTGACTGGGTTTATCCACAATTAAAAATAGATGAAACGAAAATTGGAAAAGCCGTAGTAAGAGAAGCACCAGTATCAATAAGAGATCTATATAATGTATGTAAAGCTATAAGAGGAATGAAAGTTAAGGATGCTAGAGCATTCTTAGAAAGAGTGCAGAACAAAGAGGAAGCTTTACCTTTCTGGAGATATTCGCATGGCTCAGCACATAGAGATAATATAAGCAGTAAATGGAAAATAAAAAATGGTAGATATCCAGTTAAAGCAATAAAATATGTATTAAAAGCATTAGATAATGCTGAATCGAATGCAGTTGCTAAAGGTCTAGATACAGATAGTATAAAAATATTGCATATAGCAGCACATAAAGGGATTACTTTGAAGAGATACATGCCAAGAGCGTTTGGTAGGGCTACGGCAAAAAATAGAAGGACGAGTAATATTGAAGTAATAGTAGGTGAAGAATAA
- a CDS encoding 30S ribosomal protein S3 — translation MVNVKKYFLQKSMTKVMVDEYLAKQFYMAEYAGVDIIKTPMGTRIVIYASRPAMIIGKGGKTIKQLAQIFEKLFNLENPQITVTNVDNAELNARVMAFRLAVALEKGYHFRRAAFITIRRIMSAGALGAEVIVSGKITSERAKYEKLKEGTVYKSGNSLETMVDRAIAIATLKPGIFGVEVLITKPLRPIDKIELKEAPASVSGEVTVTNVKIIDENNTGGEEQNAPQS, via the coding sequence ATGGTAAACGTAAAGAAATATTTCTTACAGAAATCGATGACGAAAGTAATGGTGGATGAGTATCTAGCAAAACAGTTCTATATGGCTGAATATGCAGGAGTTGATATAATAAAAACGCCTATGGGGACTAGAATAGTAATATACGCTAGTAGGCCAGCTATGATAATTGGGAAAGGCGGTAAAACAATAAAGCAATTAGCTCAAATATTTGAGAAGTTATTTAATTTAGAAAATCCACAAATAACAGTAACTAATGTAGATAATGCAGAATTAAATGCTAGAGTTATGGCATTTAGGTTAGCAGTAGCATTAGAAAAAGGTTATCACTTTAGAAGAGCAGCATTTATAACTATAAGGAGAATAATGAGTGCAGGAGCATTAGGAGCAGAAGTTATAGTTAGTGGTAAAATTACATCAGAAAGGGCTAAATATGAGAAACTGAAAGAAGGAACAGTATACAAATCTGGAAATAGTTTAGAGACTATGGTAGATAGGGCGATAGCAATAGCGACTTTAAAGCCAGGTATATTTGGTGTAGAAGTTTTGATAACTAAGCCATTAAGACCTATAGATAAAATTGAGCTTAAGGAAGCACCTGCTTCAGTTTCGGGTGAAGTTACAGTTACTAATGTTAAAATAATAGATGAAAATAATACTGGTGGTGAAGAACAAAATGCCCCTCAAAGCTAA
- the rpmC gene encoding 50S ribosomal protein L29, which translates to MPLKAKDLRNMELKDLKEKLDELSEDLLKHKAESRMGTIKNTSAIRNVKKDIARVLTVMNEKKASISSSKSNVKTNNEAKLSKK; encoded by the coding sequence ATGCCCCTCAAAGCTAAAGATTTAAGAAATATGGAATTAAAAGACCTTAAAGAAAAATTAGATGAACTTTCTGAAGATTTGCTAAAACATAAGGCTGAAAGTAGGATGGGAACTATAAAGAATACTTCTGCTATTAGAAATGTAAAGAAGGATATAGCTCGTGTATTAACTGTAATGAATGAGAAAAAAGCTTCCATAAGTTCTTCTAAATCAAATGTTAAAACTAATAATGAAGCTAAGTTAAGTAAAAAATGA
- a CDS encoding ribonuclease P protein subunit, translated as MIFDLIGYNIRVLFHSNTNFIGLKGKVIYETTKFLYIRVNSKVVKIYKADGIYEIDFKATSKIMVGYMLVGNPIKRIKKKVKLDE; from the coding sequence ATGATTTTTGACCTTATAGGTTATAATATTAGGGTCTTATTTCACTCTAATACTAATTTTATTGGATTGAAAGGAAAAGTTATTTATGAGACTACAAAATTTTTATATATTCGAGTTAACTCGAAAGTTGTTAAGATATATAAGGCAGATGGAATTTATGAGATAGATTTTAAAGCGACTTCTAAAATTATGGTTGGTTATATGTTAGTTGGAAATCCAATCAAAAGAATAAAGAAAAAGGTGAAATTGGATGAGTAG
- a CDS encoding 30S ribosomal protein S17 — MSSNAKNVGILNISAPTSTCDDKNCPFHGSLHVRGAVLEGKLIKFRANRSGVVERTYLFYNSKYKRYEKRRSRIHVHIPPCLSLKEGDNVIIGECKPISKSIAFVVLGKVGE; from the coding sequence ATGAGTAGTAATGCAAAAAATGTTGGTATATTAAATATATCTGCACCTACGTCAACATGTGATGATAAAAATTGTCCATTTCATGGTAGTTTGCATGTTAGAGGTGCAGTTCTGGAAGGAAAGTTAATAAAATTTAGAGCTAATAGGAGTGGTGTAGTAGAGCGCACATACCTATTTTATAATAGTAAGTATAAGAGGTATGAAAAAAGAAGAAGTAGAATTCATGTTCATATACCTCCTTGTTTAAGTCTAAAGGAAGGAGATAATGTTATAATTGGTGAATGTAAGCCAATTTCTAAGTCAATTGCTTTTGTAGTTTTAGGAAAAGTAGGTGAGTAA